One window of Dehalobacterium formicoaceticum genomic DNA carries:
- the scpB gene encoding SMC-Scp complex subunit ScpB, with translation MGMLFSEDIRNNIECLLFVACEPLSVEKLMEITGAARETVMVLLDELAEHYQERGFQLMEVAGGWQFATRPACADMIEKYYRPKIHSLSKAALETLAIIAYRQPVTRTDIETIRGVKVDGVVSTLLEKNLIQDVGRKNGPGRPVLYGTTMEFLKFFGLKSLQELPDPDQLSQDPPNPEKEK, from the coding sequence GAGTGCTTGCTCTTTGTCGCCTGTGAGCCCTTATCTGTGGAAAAACTCATGGAAATCACCGGTGCGGCAAGGGAAACTGTTATGGTTTTACTTGATGAATTAGCAGAGCACTATCAGGAAAGAGGATTTCAACTGATGGAAGTGGCCGGGGGCTGGCAATTTGCCACCAGACCTGCTTGCGCAGATATGATTGAAAAATATTATCGTCCCAAGATTCATTCCCTTTCCAAAGCAGCGCTGGAAACCTTAGCTATTATTGCCTACCGGCAGCCGGTTACCAGGACTGATATTGAGACTATCCGCGGGGTCAAGGTGGATGGGGTTGTCAGTACCTTGTTGGAAAAAAATTTGATCCAGGATGTGGGGAGGAAAAACGGCCCGGGCAGACCCGTTCTTTATGGAACCACCATGGAATTTCTGAAGTTTTTCGGTTTAAAATCATTGCAGGAACTGCCTGATCCGGATCAGCTGTCCCAGGATCCACCCAACCCAGAAAAGGAAAAATAA
- a CDS encoding amidase domain-containing protein — protein MEKERANIFKVNQGKRNRGYNRQAAVAYAHRWWNSYNPDFRYFPVDCTNYVSQVLYAGGLPMQYTGKQDAGWWYAANGAREDQWSFSWAVAHSLRWYLASQQGVLTAKVAAANELRPGDIICYDWDGDGVWQHNTVVVGFNGDGRPLVNAHTNNSQNRLWDYRNSVAWTEKTSYLFWNIIY, from the coding sequence ATGGAAAAAGAAAGGGCTAATATCTTTAAAGTAAACCAAGGGAAACGCAACAGAGGGTACAACAGACAAGCTGCCGTGGCATATGCCCATCGTTGGTGGAACAGTTATAATCCTGATTTTCGTTATTTCCCGGTGGATTGTACCAATTATGTTTCTCAGGTTCTCTATGCCGGGGGCCTGCCCATGCAATACACCGGAAAACAAGATGCGGGATGGTGGTACGCCGCTAACGGAGCAAGAGAGGATCAGTGGAGCTTCAGCTGGGCTGTGGCTCATAGCTTGCGCTGGTATTTGGCCTCCCAACAAGGCGTGCTCACAGCTAAGGTAGCCGCGGCAAATGAATTAAGGCCGGGAGATATCATCTGTTATGATTGGGATGGAGACGGAGTCTGGCAGCACAATACCGTGGTGGTGGGTTTTAATGGGGATGGGCGGCCTTTAGTCAATGCCCATACCAATAACAGTCAAAACCGTCTTTGGGATTATCGGAATTCTGTGGCTTGGACAGAGAAAACATCATATCTTTTTTGGAACATTATATATTAA